Proteins co-encoded in one Polaromonas vacuolata genomic window:
- the trpD gene encoding anthranilate phosphoribosyltransferase, with product MPESQKITPQQALQRTIEHREIFHDEMLHLMRLIMNGEMSPVMMAAIITGLRVKKETIGEITAAAQVMREFSTKVHVADKTHLVDIVGTGGDGSNTFNISTCSMFVAAAAGAKVSKHGGRSVSSKSGSADVIEALGININLSPQAIAQCIEAVGVGFMFAPNHHPAMKAVAPIRKELGVRTIFNILGPLTNPAGAPNILMGVFHADLVGIQIRALQRLGAEHALVVYGKDGMDEISLGAATVVGELKNGEISEYEVHPEDFKLAMASSRALRVDTPEQSKAMLLGVLDNQAGAPRDIVILNAGAALYAANVAASFQEGIDRARAAIESGAAKARMQQLISLSQTLGS from the coding sequence ATGCCAGAGAGCCAAAAAATTACCCCGCAACAAGCCTTGCAAAGAACCATTGAGCACCGCGAAATTTTTCACGATGAGATGCTGCATTTGATGCGCCTGATCATGAATGGTGAGATGTCGCCAGTCATGATGGCTGCCATCATCACCGGGCTGCGCGTGAAAAAAGAAACCATAGGCGAGATCACCGCCGCAGCCCAAGTCATGCGCGAGTTCTCGACCAAAGTGCATGTGGCTGATAAGACGCATTTGGTCGACATAGTCGGCACTGGCGGCGACGGCTCAAATACTTTTAATATCTCGACTTGCTCAATGTTTGTCGCCGCCGCAGCCGGTGCAAAAGTCAGCAAACATGGCGGCCGCAGCGTGAGTAGCAAGTCTGGCAGTGCCGATGTGATTGAGGCCTTGGGCATCAATATCAATCTTTCGCCGCAAGCTATTGCCCAGTGTATTGAGGCGGTGGGCGTCGGCTTTATGTTTGCGCCGAATCACCATCCGGCGATGAAGGCAGTCGCTCCGATTCGCAAAGAGCTGGGCGTGCGCACGATTTTTAATATTCTCGGGCCGCTGACCAATCCGGCCGGTGCGCCGAATATTTTGATGGGTGTGTTTCATGCGGATTTAGTCGGCATTCAGATCAGAGCTTTGCAGCGCTTAGGCGCCGAGCATGCGCTGGTGGTCTACGGCAAAGACGGCATGGACGAGATTAGTTTGGGCGCAGCCACCGTCGTTGGCGAACTTAAAAACGGTGAGATCAGCGAATACGAGGTGCATCCCGAGGACTTTAAACTTGCCATGGCGAGTAGCCGCGCTTTACGAGTGGACACGCCTGAGCAATCGAAAGCCATGCTGCTGGGCGTGCTCGACAATCAAGCCGGTGCACCGCGCGACATCGTCATACTCAATGCCGGCGCGGCGCTGTATGCGGCCAATGTGGCGGCTAGCTTCCAAGAGGGCATTGACCGCGCACGTGCGGCGATTGAATCCGGCGCGGCCAAAGCGCGTATGCAGCAACTAATATCCCTATCCCAAACCCTTGGCAGCTAA
- the ltaE gene encoding low-specificity L-threonine aldolase, producing the protein MHVDLRSDTVTQPTPAMRALMQEAPLGDDVFAGDPSVNALQEKIAAMLGFEAALFVPTGTQSNLCALLSHCQRGDEFIVGQMQHSYRWEGGGAAVFGSVQSQPLEHQADGSLALADIEAAIKPDDAHFARTKLLALENTLGGKLIPFDYIQAATALASQHGLSRHLDGARLFNAAVAQAAITGADARTEAARIASCFDSVSVCFSKGLGAPIGSALCGSRDFIARAHRIRKMAGGGMRQAGMLAAAASYALDHHIDRLADDHALARRLAAALSGIEGLTVEAPQTNILFVDLTGAARDKSAALVQHLNDKGVQATGLYRLRFVTHLNVDAAGVDYAASVIRDFFKA; encoded by the coding sequence ATGCATGTTGATTTACGCAGCGACACCGTCACCCAGCCGACGCCAGCCATGCGCGCCTTGATGCAAGAAGCGCCGCTTGGCGATGATGTGTTTGCCGGCGACCCGAGCGTCAATGCGCTGCAAGAAAAAATCGCCGCTATGCTGGGCTTTGAGGCCGCATTATTCGTGCCCACCGGCACCCAGAGCAATCTCTGCGCGCTGCTCAGTCATTGCCAGCGCGGCGACGAATTCATCGTCGGTCAGATGCAGCACAGCTATCGCTGGGAAGGCGGCGGCGCGGCGGTGTTTGGCAGCGTGCAGTCGCAGCCGCTAGAGCATCAAGCCGACGGCAGCTTGGCGTTGGCCGATATTGAGGCCGCCATCAAACCCGATGACGCGCATTTCGCCCGCACCAAATTACTCGCGCTAGAAAACACTTTGGGCGGCAAACTGATTCCCTTTGATTACATTCAGGCGGCGACGGCCTTAGCCAGCCAGCACGGTTTGTCGCGCCACTTGGATGGTGCGCGATTATTCAATGCGGCGGTCGCGCAAGCGGCGATAACCGGTGCCGATGCGCGTACTGAGGCTGCGCGTATTGCCAGTTGTTTTGACAGCGTCTCGGTGTGTTTTAGCAAGGGCTTGGGCGCGCCGATTGGTTCGGCGCTGTGTGGCTCACGCGACTTTATTGCCCGCGCCCACCGGATCCGCAAAATGGCTGGCGGCGGCATGCGTCAAGCTGGTATGTTGGCGGCTGCTGCGTCCTACGCGCTGGACCATCACATCGACAGATTGGCCGATGACCATGCGCTTGCTCGCCGACTGGCTGCGGCTTTGAGTGGCATTGAGGGTCTGACCGTCGAAGCGCCGCAAACGAATATTTTGTTTGTTGACTTGACCGGTGCGGCAAGAGATAAGTCCGCCGCATTAGTACAGCATTTGAATGACAAAGGTGTGCAAGCGACCGGTCTTTACCGCCTGCGTTTTGTGACGCATCTGAATGTTGATGCCGCCGGCGTTGATTACGCAGCCAGCGTGATTCGCGATTTCTTCAAAGCCTGA
- a CDS encoding aminodeoxychorismate/anthranilate synthase component II: MKILMIDNYDSFTYNIVQYFGELGAEVLTFRNDEITIEAIAAHKPDRLVVSPGPCSPTEAGISVAAIKHFAGKLPILGVCLGHQAIGAAFGGNIIRAQQLMHGKTSVIHTTQQGVFADLPEHFLVNRYHSLAIEKATCPAVLEVTAWTDDGEIMGVRHKELAIQGVQFHPESILTEHGHAMLKNFLLQAA, translated from the coding sequence ATGAAAATATTAATGATCGATAACTACGACAGCTTCACCTACAACATAGTCCAGTACTTTGGTGAGCTGGGTGCAGAGGTGCTGACCTTTCGCAACGATGAGATCACGATTGAAGCCATCGCCGCTCACAAGCCCGATAGGCTGGTGGTCTCGCCCGGTCCGTGCTCACCGACAGAGGCGGGCATTTCGGTGGCCGCGATTAAACACTTTGCGGGTAAGTTGCCAATACTCGGCGTGTGCTTGGGGCATCAAGCCATAGGCGCTGCGTTCGGCGGCAACATCATTCGCGCTCAGCAATTGATGCACGGTAAAACCAGCGTGATTCACACCACCCAACAAGGCGTTTTTGCCGACTTACCCGAGCATTTTTTAGTCAACCGCTACCACTCGTTAGCGATTGAAAAAGCCACTTGCCCGGCAGTGCTGGAAGTGACGGCTTGGACTGATGACGGTGAAATTATGGGTGTGCGCCACAAAGAATTGGCGATCCAAGGTGTGCAGTTTCACCCCGAATCAATTCTCACTGAGCACGGTCACGCGATGCTGAAAAACTTTCTTTTGCAGGCTGCTTAA